The Altererythrobacter sp. CAU 1644 genome has a window encoding:
- a CDS encoding methyl-accepting chemotaxis protein, translated as MSAIEDIANQLQFEVDGQADAQAPGDAVKSSAPWHLVSNWFQDLSLAGKMRTILTSLLGTFVLMGIIVAVGLSSLYGKTTVNGELKNTVISAADLKGEWGSLRYNTVRYILGSEQAALERVRATQADVTTEIESIERTIDRFAPQFSEDIDTLRTDVQAYNAKFEELRANLDTNGRDERSVSLAYELSERGDALFVEVDQFETDLRALVDSDEQAGLAYFFNMVNILLVLTILVAAIMFFSLRYIGGNLLKKIGEITAGMTRLAQGDRHFEIEGIERKDEIGEMLKALELFKRANIRLEKWAEERAEVAQGDLKAHEEREAERRRILMDLAEQFERTVGDVVGGVAAASSQLQMTATGMATSAEESTRQTAEVARSMEEANAGATSAAAASDEFAMSIGEISRQAASSAELARKATLSATEADTTISALSSSADQVGQIVELIQTIAQRTNLLALNASIEAARGGEAGRGFAVVASEVKELAMQTSRATEQVAEQIRAMQDSTGASVGALRTIVDQIQQLESTAVSIASAVDQQSVAGQDLARSIDLAARSTDKVSSHIDDVRELSLSTGAAAAQVLSSATELEGQASTLRSQMQDFLGSLRRG; from the coding sequence ATGAGTGCGATCGAAGATATTGCCAACCAGCTGCAGTTCGAAGTCGACGGCCAGGCCGATGCGCAAGCACCCGGTGATGCCGTGAAGTCGTCTGCGCCATGGCATCTTGTCAGCAACTGGTTCCAGGACCTGTCGCTTGCAGGCAAGATGCGCACGATCCTGACCAGCCTGCTGGGCACCTTCGTGCTGATGGGCATTATCGTCGCAGTCGGACTGTCGAGCCTCTATGGCAAGACCACGGTCAACGGCGAGCTCAAGAACACCGTGATCAGCGCCGCCGACCTCAAGGGCGAATGGGGTTCGCTTCGGTACAACACCGTTCGTTATATCCTCGGCAGCGAACAGGCCGCACTCGAACGCGTCAGAGCGACCCAGGCGGACGTCACCACGGAAATCGAAAGCATCGAGCGCACGATCGATCGATTTGCCCCGCAATTCTCGGAAGATATCGACACTTTGCGGACCGACGTCCAGGCCTACAACGCCAAGTTCGAGGAATTGCGCGCCAATCTTGACACCAACGGTCGCGATGAGCGCAGCGTCTCGCTGGCCTACGAATTGTCGGAGCGGGGTGACGCCCTCTTCGTCGAGGTAGACCAGTTCGAAACGGACTTGCGTGCCCTGGTCGATTCCGACGAACAGGCCGGGCTCGCTTACTTCTTCAACATGGTGAACATCCTGCTGGTCCTTACCATCCTGGTCGCGGCCATCATGTTCTTCAGCCTTCGCTACATCGGCGGCAACCTGCTCAAGAAGATCGGCGAGATCACTGCTGGCATGACCCGGCTGGCCCAGGGCGACCGTCACTTCGAGATCGAGGGGATCGAGCGCAAGGACGAGATCGGCGAGATGCTCAAGGCGCTTGAGCTGTTCAAGCGCGCGAATATCCGGCTCGAAAAATGGGCCGAAGAACGCGCCGAAGTGGCCCAGGGCGATCTCAAGGCGCACGAAGAACGCGAGGCCGAGCGGCGGCGGATCCTGATGGACCTTGCCGAGCAATTCGAACGCACCGTGGGCGATGTCGTGGGCGGCGTGGCCGCAGCGTCGAGCCAGTTGCAGATGACGGCCACCGGCATGGCGACCTCGGCCGAAGAGTCGACCCGCCAGACGGCGGAAGTCGCCAGGTCGATGGAAGAAGCCAATGCGGGCGCGACCTCGGCGGCAGCGGCGAGCGATGAATTTGCCATGTCGATCGGCGAGATCAGCCGGCAGGCCGCATCGTCGGCCGAACTGGCGCGCAAGGCTACGCTCTCGGCAACAGAGGCGGACACGACCATTTCGGCATTGTCATCCTCGGCCGACCAGGTCGGCCAGATCGTCGAGCTGATCCAGACCATCGCTCAGCGCACCAACCTGCTCGCGCTCAACGCCTCGATCGAGGCAGCGCGTGGTGGCGAGGCAGGCCGCGGATTCGCGGTTGTGGCTTCCGAGGTCAAGGAATTGGCGATGCAGACCAGCCGTGCGACCGAGCAGGTCGCCGAGCAGATCCGCGCCATGCAGGATTCAACCGGGGCCAGCGTGGGAGCGCTGCGCACCATCGTCGACCAGATCCAGCAACTCGAATCGACGGCGGTGTCGATCGCATCCGCGGTCGATCAGCAATCGGTTGCGGGCCAGGACCTTGCCCGCAGTATCGATCTCGCGGCACGCAGCACCGACAAGGTATCGAGCCATATCGACGACGTGCGCGAGCTGTCGCTTTCGACCGGTGCCGCCGCTGCCCAGGTGCTCTCCTCGGCAACCGAACTCGAAGGTCAGGCCTCGACGCTGCGTTCGCAGATGCAGGACTTCCTCGGCTCGCTGCGGCGCGGCTAA
- a CDS encoding S1 family serine peptidase, giving the protein MATGLLALLAPILVSPAVAQVHTPAEVPSSHTQVVSEAPTTATASENPPYEPVYHATLLRLSPEIGERRAEIAEFVATMKGWAIGEPAEYEITPNPEFFQDLMFVRIKRAENDPVAARQYRTFVREAMDIADILDFHSGPNRGEFAWSSNVPYPVDLGAADGAELFGRMAAAMAPVARRSALLNIARNSAREPPVTCISNEASSPGWCPMPATSDWSALSAHRPLHIQVKLRGDSVGEFTTVAIAPDGSIRPVLGMQGGLFQAGTYDNGDPIIETSASNSSAAGALGEPGIYHFISFVSATPIDPRIWSIQPQQSIPADMCQTLEERLLCDAMQGEFDTKRYTGFGIALDRVMLSEPVLPVARMVGGQVAGRADGKWQAQLFLPDVGPPLETSGRPGVGRIQRLNFEKAHKCGGSYIAPGIILTAAHCVSTRALNDLQVRLGTLDIANGGSNFPIESIVIHEGYGKAEDNADIAIIRIRTDARLDRLQNKGMLGTIALAPQGRARLAENTPLMVTGWGFTGATEEGTNPLLDIHNRTQRNSQDLMKLTIASLDPGTCARYRQFSSYNPQDIICARSPIAGRDACYGDSGGPLSRQAGRSRQLVGIVAAGIGCAQSNYPGVYTRVASYREWIDRAISASRVRGIHRIP; this is encoded by the coding sequence ATGGCCACGGGCCTGCTTGCCCTACTGGCGCCGATCCTCGTCTCGCCAGCTGTCGCGCAGGTCCATACACCGGCCGAGGTTCCTTCAAGTCACACGCAAGTGGTGTCCGAGGCGCCGACCACGGCAACAGCTTCCGAGAATCCACCGTACGAACCGGTTTATCACGCGACGCTGCTGCGGCTCTCCCCCGAAATCGGCGAGCGGCGCGCGGAGATTGCGGAGTTCGTCGCCACGATGAAGGGTTGGGCGATCGGCGAACCTGCCGAGTACGAGATCACGCCCAATCCCGAGTTCTTTCAGGACCTGATGTTCGTCCGGATCAAACGGGCCGAAAATGATCCTGTCGCGGCGCGGCAATATCGAACCTTTGTACGCGAGGCGATGGATATCGCCGATATCCTCGACTTCCATTCCGGCCCAAATCGTGGCGAGTTCGCGTGGTCGAGCAACGTACCCTATCCGGTCGACCTGGGCGCAGCAGACGGGGCGGAGCTGTTCGGCCGGATGGCGGCGGCGATGGCACCGGTCGCGCGTCGAAGCGCCTTGCTGAACATAGCGCGAAACAGCGCTCGTGAGCCGCCCGTGACTTGCATTTCCAACGAGGCATCGTCCCCGGGCTGGTGCCCGATGCCGGCAACGTCCGATTGGTCGGCGCTCAGCGCTCACCGTCCGCTTCATATCCAGGTCAAGTTACGCGGTGACAGCGTCGGCGAGTTCACTACCGTGGCAATCGCGCCTGACGGCAGTATCCGCCCGGTGCTCGGCATGCAGGGCGGGCTGTTCCAGGCGGGGACCTATGACAATGGCGATCCCATCATAGAAACCAGCGCGAGCAACAGTTCCGCCGCTGGGGCGCTGGGCGAGCCCGGGATCTATCATTTCATCAGTTTCGTGTCGGCCACGCCCATCGATCCCCGCATCTGGTCGATCCAGCCGCAGCAGTCCATTCCCGCCGACATGTGTCAGACACTCGAGGAGCGGTTGCTCTGCGACGCCATGCAGGGCGAGTTCGATACCAAGAGATATACCGGGTTCGGGATCGCGCTCGATCGCGTGATGCTGAGCGAGCCGGTCTTGCCCGTGGCCCGGATGGTCGGCGGGCAGGTCGCCGGTCGCGCTGATGGCAAGTGGCAGGCCCAGTTGTTCCTGCCCGATGTGGGGCCGCCGCTGGAAACCTCTGGCCGGCCCGGTGTCGGGCGCATCCAGCGGCTCAATTTCGAGAAAGCGCACAAGTGCGGGGGATCCTATATCGCGCCGGGGATCATCCTGACCGCGGCCCATTGCGTTTCGACGCGGGCGCTTAACGATCTCCAGGTCCGGCTTGGAACGCTCGACATCGCGAATGGCGGGAGCAACTTCCCGATCGAATCGATCGTCATTCACGAGGGATATGGCAAGGCCGAGGACAATGCCGACATTGCGATCATTCGAATCCGCACCGATGCCCGGCTCGATCGCCTGCAGAACAAGGGCATGCTGGGGACCATCGCACTGGCGCCGCAAGGCCGGGCGAGGCTGGCGGAGAACACGCCGCTCATGGTCACCGGCTGGGGCTTCACCGGGGCAACCGAGGAGGGCACCAACCCCTTGCTCGACATCCATAACCGGACGCAGCGCAATTCCCAGGACCTCATGAAGCTGACCATCGCCTCGCTCGATCCGGGGACCTGCGCGCGCTATCGCCAATTCTCTTCCTACAATCCGCAAGACATCATCTGTGCCCGGTCGCCCATCGCGGGGCGCGACGCCTGCTACGGTGATAGTGGTGGGCCCTTGTCCCGTCAGGCGGGGCGCAGCCGACAACTGGTCGGGATTGTTGCTGCGGGCATCGGTTGTGCGCAAAGCAATTACCCGGGCGTCTACACCCGGGTTGCCAGCTATCGTGAATGGATCGACCGCGCGATCAGCGCATCGAGGGTGAGGGGGATCCACCGGATACCGTAG
- a CDS encoding TIR domain-containing protein: protein MSYTHADRGRAEEIIAIIRQAGFNVWWDGLIGGGARFGDITEEKLQQAKAVVVLWSASSIKSHWVKDEATWGRDKERLIPVSIDGTEPPLGFRQVQFLDVSRAGNDTSHPAFIELVRALERLHGISKGGDEADEVLAEGAGAASLGAAATPRRKITVDRRAAIVGGATLGVAAVGLAGWKLGLFGGNTVSNSIAVLPFARIGVDEEQAIFADGLAAEVRAQLARNPLLRVAAQVSSNSFTETEEDAKSICRALGVAYLLGGNVRIAGDRVRVVAELTDGKTGFSPWTETYEQELDDIFAIQGAIASSVVRQLSAQMDDSGANANGQVGGTTSIAAYDAYLRGLELYDSGTDESTDRQALAKFDEAISIDPQYAAAHAAKGRVLTLIGNLYAGPEERKGLYDTAIAAADTAAGIAPKFADAHLVKGYAIVMGRLDMRSARKPYEDAYELGKGDADILSRYASFQARIGEDAKASAAIEAASGLDPLNARTFRNKGNIAYDAGSYNEALAAFEQAQGIQENLSSYHYFVGSTKLMLGDLEGAKADFEAESFPVWRLTGGAIVEHLLDNQAKAESYLEELQQVQGDKSNYQYAQIYAQWGRIEEALAALAAAWRLRDSGLVQLYRDPLLKPLERTSAFRDLVARMGFV, encoded by the coding sequence TTGAGTTATACGCACGCCGACCGTGGTCGTGCAGAAGAGATTATTGCCATCATTCGGCAAGCCGGTTTCAACGTCTGGTGGGATGGACTCATCGGCGGAGGGGCCCGCTTCGGCGACATAACCGAAGAAAAGCTGCAGCAGGCAAAGGCGGTCGTGGTGCTGTGGTCGGCCAGCTCCATCAAGTCGCACTGGGTGAAGGACGAGGCGACCTGGGGGCGCGACAAGGAACGCCTCATCCCGGTTTCCATCGACGGCACCGAACCCCCGCTGGGCTTTCGGCAAGTGCAATTCCTCGACGTCTCGCGGGCCGGCAACGATACCTCGCACCCCGCCTTCATCGAACTCGTCAGGGCGCTTGAGAGGCTGCACGGGATTTCGAAAGGCGGCGACGAGGCAGACGAAGTGCTTGCGGAAGGGGCAGGAGCAGCGTCCCTCGGTGCGGCGGCCACGCCCCGGCGCAAGATCACGGTCGATCGCCGCGCCGCGATCGTCGGCGGTGCGACGCTAGGGGTGGCGGCTGTCGGACTGGCCGGGTGGAAGCTCGGCCTCTTTGGCGGGAATACGGTGAGCAACAGTATCGCGGTGTTGCCCTTCGCCCGGATCGGAGTGGATGAGGAACAGGCGATCTTTGCCGATGGTCTCGCCGCGGAAGTAAGGGCGCAACTCGCGCGCAACCCGTTGCTGCGGGTGGCGGCGCAGGTCTCGTCCAACAGCTTCACCGAAACCGAAGAGGATGCAAAGTCGATTTGCCGTGCATTGGGTGTCGCATACCTGCTCGGCGGGAACGTGAGAATTGCCGGCGACCGCGTGCGCGTGGTGGCCGAACTGACCGACGGCAAGACCGGGTTCAGTCCCTGGACCGAGACCTACGAACAGGAACTCGACGATATCTTTGCCATTCAGGGCGCCATCGCCAGCTCGGTGGTCAGGCAGTTGTCCGCGCAGATGGACGATAGCGGCGCGAATGCGAACGGCCAGGTCGGCGGCACCACGAGCATAGCCGCCTATGATGCCTATCTGAGGGGGCTGGAGCTCTACGATTCCGGGACCGATGAATCGACCGACCGCCAGGCACTGGCCAAGTTCGACGAAGCCATCAGCATCGATCCACAATATGCGGCGGCGCATGCTGCCAAAGGGCGCGTGCTCACGCTGATCGGAAACCTCTACGCCGGTCCGGAAGAGCGCAAAGGGCTCTACGACACGGCGATCGCTGCCGCCGACACGGCCGCCGGGATCGCTCCCAAGTTCGCCGATGCCCATCTGGTCAAGGGCTACGCCATCGTCATGGGCCGGCTCGACATGCGCTCGGCACGCAAGCCCTACGAGGACGCCTACGAACTGGGCAAGGGCGATGCCGACATCTTGAGCCGCTATGCCAGTTTCCAGGCCCGCATCGGGGAAGATGCCAAGGCAAGCGCAGCGATCGAAGCCGCCAGCGGGCTCGACCCGCTCAACGCCCGAACTTTCCGCAACAAGGGCAACATCGCCTACGACGCAGGCAGTTACAACGAAGCGCTGGCCGCGTTCGAACAGGCGCAGGGGATCCAGGAGAACCTGTCGAGCTATCACTATTTCGTCGGATCGACCAAGCTGATGCTGGGCGATCTTGAGGGCGCGAAGGCCGATTTCGAGGCGGAATCCTTCCCCGTCTGGCGCCTGACGGGCGGGGCCATCGTCGAACACCTGCTCGACAATCAGGCCAAGGCGGAAAGCTACCTCGAAGAACTCCAGCAGGTACAGGGCGACAAGAGCAATTACCAATATGCGCAGATCTACGCGCAATGGGGCCGGATCGAGGAAGCGCTCGCCGCGCTCGCCGCAGCCTGGCGCCTGCGCGACAGCGGGCTGGTGCAACTGTATCGCGATCCCTTGCTCAAGCCGCTGGAGCGCACGAGTGCCTTTCGCGATTTGGTCGCACGAATGGGATTTGTTTGA
- a CDS encoding putative bifunctional diguanylate cyclase/phosphodiesterase — translation MFALAVWISDTTRVVSPQPMIIAGVLLYAATIFGLGRAGVEDIREAKTAGLVDSLTGLPNRRALHTDFSEHATPGEEVALALLDLDSFKQVNDHFGHLFGDQLIDACAKILKELCGQEAHCYRLGGDEFAIMKVGPVAGTIVESICRKIIEQLSKPISMEERSIAVGVSIGLSRSSGRDGISSSELLRRSDVAMYASKRGGRMRCTWFSEDFDRDREAVRELDNELRSALANEEFRVFYQPLVDADTHKIVAVEALLRWDRPDGEPIGPNIFIPVAEESGLINAIGLWVLRRACTDAMAWGDITLSVNISAAQLRNPEFPVQLGYILEETNFPPHRLDLEVTETCLVLDPVVAERSLNVIREFGVNVSLDDFGTGYASIGFLRQFRFEKLKLDRSLVVQAGMDDGSRAMMLSSIAMARALKMGVTAEGVETEDQATLVRTAGCDQIQGWLFYKAMPFGEVEALIGAQNDMMGRQRAGRGNAA, via the coding sequence TTGTTTGCGCTTGCCGTCTGGATCAGCGACACGACCCGCGTTGTCTCGCCCCAGCCGATGATCATCGCTGGCGTGCTACTGTATGCGGCAACCATCTTCGGCCTGGGCCGCGCCGGTGTCGAAGATATCCGCGAGGCCAAGACTGCCGGCCTGGTGGACTCGCTGACTGGCCTTCCCAACCGCCGCGCACTTCATACCGATTTCTCCGAACATGCCACGCCGGGCGAGGAAGTCGCCCTGGCGCTGCTTGATCTCGACAGTTTCAAGCAGGTCAACGATCACTTCGGGCATCTGTTCGGCGACCAGTTGATCGATGCGTGCGCCAAGATCCTGAAGGAACTGTGCGGCCAGGAAGCGCACTGCTATCGCCTTGGCGGAGACGAATTCGCGATCATGAAGGTAGGCCCCGTTGCCGGGACCATCGTCGAAAGCATCTGCCGCAAGATCATCGAACAGCTTTCCAAGCCCATCAGCATGGAAGAACGCAGCATCGCTGTCGGAGTCAGCATCGGGCTGTCGCGCAGTTCCGGGCGCGACGGGATTTCCTCGTCCGAACTGCTCCGTCGCAGCGACGTCGCCATGTATGCCTCGAAGCGTGGCGGCCGGATGCGTTGCACCTGGTTCAGCGAGGATTTCGATCGCGACCGCGAGGCTGTGCGCGAGCTCGACAACGAGTTGCGTTCAGCCCTGGCGAACGAGGAGTTCAGGGTATTCTACCAGCCGCTGGTTGACGCGGACACGCACAAGATCGTGGCTGTCGAAGCTCTCCTGCGCTGGGATCGCCCGGATGGCGAGCCGATCGGGCCCAACATCTTCATTCCCGTCGCCGAGGAATCGGGGCTGATCAATGCCATCGGCCTGTGGGTTCTGCGCCGCGCCTGTACCGATGCCATGGCCTGGGGCGACATCACGCTGTCAGTAAACATCTCGGCGGCCCAGTTGCGGAATCCCGAATTCCCGGTGCAGCTCGGCTACATCCTCGAAGAGACCAACTTCCCGCCGCATCGCCTCGATCTCGAGGTGACGGAAACCTGCCTCGTGCTCGACCCTGTGGTCGCAGAGCGTAGCCTCAACGTGATCCGCGAGTTCGGCGTCAATGTCTCGCTCGACGACTTTGGGACCGGTTACGCATCGATCGGATTCCTGCGCCAGTTCCGTTTCGAGAAACTCAAGCTCGACCGCTCGCTCGTCGTGCAAGCGGGGATGGACGATGGATCGCGCGCCATGATGCTGTCGAGCATTGCCATGGCCCGCGCGCTCAAGATGGGCGTCACCGCTGAAGGCGTCGAGACGGAAGATCAGGCTACGCTGGTGCGAACCGCGGGCTGCGACCAGATCCAGGGCTGGCTTTTCTACAAGGCGATGCCCTTTGGCGAAGTAGAGGCACTGATCGGTGCCCAGAATGACATGATGGGCCGCCAGCGGGCGGGCCGGGGGAATGCCGCATGA